From Lysobacter auxotrophicus, the proteins below share one genomic window:
- a CDS encoding DUF4410 domain-containing protein — protein MKGIRVTVAAIALAALSACSTTSVMHAGYRVAEAQTFSYEITNTSEMSVAGLALLRDSLDQQLSDRRLLAVNGDPEALKVDVRINNYYMRNGAARFLVGIMAGRDNIRSTVKVLRADGQQMGHFEVESYNATALGTSSGLVEKHAKEIVDRVAALKSASATAPALGAVPAVTQPPNGGMKWKPKGF, from the coding sequence ATGAAGGGAATTCGTGTAACCGTCGCCGCGATCGCGCTGGCGGCACTTTCGGCGTGCTCGACCACCAGCGTCATGCACGCGGGCTACCGCGTTGCGGAAGCGCAAACGTTCTCTTACGAAATCACGAACACAAGCGAGATGAGCGTCGCGGGCCTGGCGCTTCTGCGTGACAGCCTCGACCAGCAGCTGAGCGATCGCCGGCTACTCGCAGTCAACGGCGACCCGGAGGCACTCAAAGTCGACGTCCGGATCAACAACTACTACATGCGCAACGGCGCCGCGCGCTTCCTCGTAGGCATCATGGCTGGACGCGACAACATCCGTAGCACGGTCAAAGTGCTGCGCGCTGATGGCCAGCAGATGGGGCATTTCGAGGTCGAGTCCTACAACGCCACCGCATTGGGTACCTCGTCGGGCCTTGTCGAAAAGCACGCTAAGGAAATCGTCGATCGCGTCGCGGCACTCAAGTCGGCGAGCGCTACGGCACCTGCACTCGGAGCAGTGCCTGCAGTAACTCAGCCTCCCAACGGCGGGATGAAGTGGAAGCCCAAGGGCTTCTGA
- a CDS encoding DNA adenine methylase, whose amino-acid sequence MKSPAFRYHGGKFRLAPWVLSHLPPHQTYVEPFGGAAGVLLQKARSYAEVYNDLDGDVVNLFRVLQSEFQLEQLVRRCTLTPYARAEFDLAWEPTDEPVERARRLLIRAQMGFGSAGATKGKTGFRIDSKRAYGTAQHLWAEFPPGLAQVAERFVGVLVENRPAIDVMRQHDGPDTLHYVDPPYVHSTRVLDAGKAGYYRHEMDEAAHAELLDCLLELEGMVVLSGYRTPMYDERLAGWATHEKRARISAGRGTAMRTECLWINPAAQGLASQPRLSLAATEAA is encoded by the coding sequence ATGAAGTCGCCGGCGTTCCGCTACCACGGCGGCAAGTTCCGGCTGGCGCCATGGGTGCTGAGCCACCTTCCGCCCCATCAGACCTACGTCGAGCCGTTCGGCGGCGCTGCCGGCGTGCTGCTCCAGAAGGCGCGTAGCTATGCCGAGGTCTACAACGACCTCGACGGTGACGTGGTCAATCTGTTCCGCGTGCTCCAGTCCGAGTTCCAGCTCGAGCAACTCGTTCGGCGATGCACCCTCACCCCGTATGCGCGCGCGGAGTTCGACCTAGCGTGGGAGCCGACTGACGAACCCGTGGAACGAGCTCGTCGCCTCCTGATTCGCGCCCAGATGGGTTTCGGCAGCGCCGGGGCAACGAAGGGCAAGACCGGGTTCCGCATCGACAGCAAGCGCGCGTACGGCACCGCGCAGCACCTCTGGGCGGAGTTCCCTCCGGGCCTTGCTCAAGTGGCCGAGCGCTTCGTCGGCGTGCTAGTCGAGAACCGGCCGGCAATCGACGTAATGCGCCAGCACGACGGTCCGGACACGCTGCACTACGTGGATCCGCCGTACGTGCACAGCACCCGCGTGCTCGACGCCGGGAAAGCGGGCTACTACCGGCACGAGATGGACGAGGCTGCGCACGCCGAACTGCTCGACTGCTTGCTCGAGCTGGAAGGCATGGTCGTCCTCTCCGGCTACCGGACGCCGATGTACGACGAGCGCTTGGCGGGCTGGGCAACGCACGAGAAGCGCGCCCGGATCAGCGCCGGTCGCGGCACGGCGATGCGCACCGAATGCCTGTGGATCAACCCGGCGGCCCAAGGGCTGGCCAGCCAGCCGCGTCTATCACTCGCGGCAACGGAGGCAGCATGA
- a CDS encoding DUF4224 domain-containing protein, producing the protein MSDTWLSPDEVGELTGLRPNSWKAQCRKLAAMGVPFRPNGAGRPLVERAAVLNSTKAPAKGNTRGPNWEGLNGKAA; encoded by the coding sequence ATGAGCGATACCTGGCTCTCCCCCGACGAGGTCGGTGAACTGACCGGCCTGCGCCCGAACAGCTGGAAGGCTCAGTGCCGCAAGCTCGCGGCGATGGGCGTGCCGTTCCGCCCGAATGGCGCCGGCCGGCCGCTGGTTGAGCGCGCGGCCGTTCTCAACAGCACGAAGGCGCCGGCCAAGGGCAACACGCGCGGGCCGAACTGGGAAGGATTGAATGGGAAGGCCGCGTAA
- a CDS encoding tyrosine-type recombinase/integrase — translation MGRPRKHNKHLPRGMLQRRGTYFYVRGDQPWINLGKEYGPALIKYAAIVGERPTVKTVAEAVTHYLESSAKRLKPATLEGYRHSAKNLAEVFGHMALNAVEPHHVFEYLTRKGNVQANRDKALLSATYSHARRIGAFKGEDPAKGLQFRNEEKPRQRYVTDDELDKLIAEASPKLACILRFSYLTGMRQGDVLRVRLVDLDDEGIHYTSGKTGARVVIEWSDDLRAVVDEAKRLWRRFGREYLFESRPRGKNAKRGPGPYTTSGLRALWRPVRMRSGVADVRLHDLRRKAGSDVEEAEATRLLAHGDAKVTRKHYRAKPERVKPVR, via the coding sequence ATGGGAAGGCCGCGTAAGCACAACAAGCACCTTCCGCGCGGCATGCTGCAGCGCCGCGGCACCTACTTCTACGTGCGCGGCGACCAGCCGTGGATCAACCTCGGCAAGGAATACGGGCCGGCGCTCATCAAGTACGCCGCGATCGTCGGTGAGCGGCCGACGGTGAAGACCGTCGCCGAAGCGGTGACGCACTACCTCGAATCTTCGGCGAAGCGGCTCAAGCCGGCGACGCTGGAGGGCTATCGCCACAGCGCGAAGAACCTCGCCGAGGTCTTCGGCCACATGGCGCTGAACGCCGTCGAGCCGCACCACGTGTTCGAGTACCTCACGCGCAAGGGCAACGTCCAAGCGAACCGCGACAAGGCGCTGCTGTCGGCGACCTACTCGCACGCCAGGCGCATCGGCGCATTCAAGGGCGAGGATCCGGCGAAGGGTCTGCAGTTCCGCAACGAGGAGAAGCCGCGCCAGCGCTACGTCACCGACGACGAGCTGGACAAGCTGATCGCGGAGGCGTCGCCGAAGCTGGCCTGCATCCTGCGCTTCTCGTACCTGACCGGCATGCGCCAGGGCGACGTGCTGCGCGTGCGCCTGGTCGACCTCGACGATGAGGGCATCCACTACACCAGCGGCAAGACCGGTGCGCGCGTCGTCATCGAGTGGTCCGACGATCTGCGCGCCGTGGTCGACGAGGCGAAGCGCTTGTGGCGTCGATTCGGGCGCGAGTACCTGTTCGAGAGCAGGCCGCGCGGGAAGAACGCGAAGCGCGGGCCGGGCCCCTACACCACCAGCGGCCTGCGCGCGCTCTGGCGACCCGTACGCATGCGCTCAGGGGTAGCGGACGTGCGGCTGCACGACCTGCGCCGGAAGGCCGGCAGCGACGTCGAGGAGGCCGAGGCGACGCGCCTGCTCGCGCACGGCGACGCGAAGGTCACCCGGAAGCACTATCGGGCGAAGCCGGAGCGCGTGAAGCCTGTCCGATAG
- a CDS encoding type IV pilin protein — translation MSKVAPGRNGKKMRGFTLIELMIVVAVVAILAGIAYPMYNDAIRKSRRGQAKADLIELTQLAERYRSVNGTYKDFGKPGGDGTLADAWGKSPRTGTQYYVVKATTHTVDTLVLEAQPVAGQGQDKDKCKTLTIDATGKKSSTGSDPISCW, via the coding sequence ATGAGCAAGGTTGCACCCGGCCGTAATGGCAAGAAGATGCGCGGTTTCACCCTGATCGAGTTGATGATCGTGGTGGCCGTGGTCGCCATCCTCGCGGGCATCGCGTACCCGATGTACAACGACGCGATTCGAAAGAGTCGCCGCGGCCAGGCGAAGGCGGACCTGATCGAACTGACGCAGCTGGCCGAGCGCTATCGCTCGGTCAACGGCACCTACAAGGATTTCGGCAAGCCCGGTGGCGACGGCACGCTGGCGGACGCGTGGGGCAAGTCGCCGCGCACCGGCACGCAGTACTACGTCGTCAAGGCGACCACGCACACGGTCGATACGCTGGTCCTCGAAGCGCAGCCTGTCGCGGGACAGGGCCAGGACAAGGACAAGTGCAAGACGCTGACGATCGACGCGACCGGCAAGAAAAGTTCGACAGGCAGCGATCCGATCAGCTGCTGGTGA
- a CDS encoding pilus assembly protein gives MKLERLLIVSACLAGTAGLLALGYVDANATRQGDGTLSQEPMHLGATVSPNFIMAIDDSGSMTFQTMFPGKDGEGCWSTSAKSFFDGTALRKSGTCDYLYVLPGPRINDYYGIPPFDIYGFARSPAYNPTYFNPDVTYEPWIQQTLVPYANAGVDETLIDPRKTTKVKLFAARYEKVVGESFFMQDGMVLPDGTKYTTFKCDRWDNNGRCNRWNGGVDKSEEVKGGAYTWNKGAQPIAIEHTPAVVYLKESRTIAGYSAALEVKDACGKDCSLYKYTPVSTEAKQNFANWFSFYGNRNRAMVAGLTRSLKDTEKLRVGYFTINSTLKDLTMRDMDVVADKQALYGEVIKLDANGSTPNRKAVAHIGNQFNNNPNIIQNACQKNAGMLFTDGYSNQGGPTNALLPDGKDGDAYGNADNGMGTPFNDGHSNTMADITAYFYNTRLRASSLAAGKVPTSNPTLCEGTGDKRMLDCNTNLHMNFYGITLGAKGKLFGVTYGVRADGSNNGALATTQAMALASSPAWEQRTDDNENTVDEIWHATMNARGQYINAQTPADITNAMRNVLASVGVGGGVSGSLAITGSRLGDSSLSVTPRFNRNGVDWYGDVVASKPASSTDADGKVTFTYTTTWSASQKVPAAANRTLYYGTTTDDSTPAVANFYTAGPSTLAALCANYASGTCGPLGGADINALGVTATQAVQYLAGDDSLEGTKLRDRTTVIGDIINSTPIVAAPTDDYGYALIRKDDGSFEYDPYAYTKYLDAKKTRKRTVFVGANDGMLHAFHGDTGVELFGYIPSAAVGYMGNLLFPSSPNFEHRYYVDGPVVVSDARLGTTWKTVLVGTAGAGARSVFGLDVTNPSGFSASNVLWEVNDKIPGDIGNRIGYVLGKPVIVPVRGTDGRPVWKAIFGGGYGNKLNDAGTAADGTRGTVTLFVVDMATGSVDYIDAKESNYNLANGLGNIVAIDRYQYNSTAKGYVLGSDGMVDTVYGGDLQGNVWRFELTSNTVGLGGKPLFRATNGTTRQAITGGFEAAVGPRGGVMVLFGTGSFSFNSDKLNTDVQTMYGVLDMPNETISRPLTRTNLQAQTMNDKFVITSTDVNYYTQRGWYLDLGVTKTDGTLDKAGERMVGYPKIEGGILYFTTYAPSAGDACTGGGSNYLYGLSTLSGGGALGIVKVGSPTATGLGEGTGRLTLATDGSAPVKDVSVFTTGKQGGLTGNPDDAAIAKYDAQGDQYCMAIVSVAGSQPLYRVRPCGRQSWRQIR, from the coding sequence ATGAAACTCGAACGATTGCTGATCGTTTCCGCCTGTCTCGCGGGCACCGCGGGCCTGCTGGCCCTGGGCTACGTGGATGCCAACGCCACGCGCCAGGGCGACGGCACGCTCTCGCAGGAGCCGATGCACCTGGGTGCCACGGTGTCGCCGAACTTCATCATGGCCATCGACGATTCCGGCTCGATGACGTTCCAGACGATGTTCCCCGGCAAGGACGGCGAAGGCTGCTGGAGCACGAGCGCGAAGAGCTTCTTCGACGGCACCGCGCTGCGCAAGAGCGGCACCTGCGACTACCTCTACGTGCTGCCCGGCCCGCGCATCAACGATTACTACGGCATCCCGCCGTTCGACATCTACGGTTTCGCGCGATCGCCGGCGTACAACCCGACCTACTTCAACCCCGACGTCACGTACGAGCCGTGGATCCAGCAGACGCTGGTGCCGTACGCCAACGCGGGCGTCGATGAAACGCTGATCGATCCGCGCAAGACGACCAAGGTGAAGCTGTTCGCGGCGCGCTACGAGAAGGTCGTCGGCGAGAGCTTCTTCATGCAGGACGGCATGGTGCTGCCGGACGGCACCAAGTACACGACGTTCAAGTGCGACCGCTGGGACAACAACGGCCGGTGCAACCGCTGGAACGGCGGCGTCGACAAGAGCGAGGAAGTGAAGGGCGGCGCCTACACCTGGAACAAGGGCGCGCAGCCGATCGCCATCGAACACACGCCGGCCGTGGTGTACCTCAAGGAAAGCCGCACCATCGCCGGCTACAGCGCGGCGTTGGAGGTCAAGGACGCGTGCGGCAAGGACTGCTCGCTGTACAAGTACACCCCCGTATCGACCGAGGCCAAGCAGAACTTCGCGAACTGGTTCAGCTTCTACGGCAACCGCAACCGCGCTATGGTCGCCGGCCTGACGCGTTCGCTGAAGGACACCGAAAAGCTGCGCGTGGGCTACTTCACGATCAACTCCACGCTCAAGGACCTGACCATGCGCGACATGGACGTGGTCGCTGACAAGCAGGCGTTGTACGGAGAGGTGATCAAGCTCGATGCCAATGGCAGCACGCCCAACCGCAAGGCGGTCGCGCACATCGGCAACCAGTTCAACAACAATCCCAACATCATCCAGAACGCGTGCCAGAAGAATGCCGGCATGCTGTTCACAGACGGCTACAGCAACCAGGGCGGCCCGACCAATGCCCTGCTTCCCGACGGCAAGGACGGCGATGCGTACGGCAATGCCGACAACGGGATGGGTACGCCCTTCAACGACGGCCACAGCAACACGATGGCCGACATCACCGCGTACTTCTACAACACGCGCCTGCGCGCGAGCTCGCTCGCAGCCGGCAAGGTGCCCACGTCGAATCCGACCCTGTGCGAAGGCACGGGCGACAAGCGGATGCTCGACTGCAACACCAACCTGCACATGAACTTCTACGGCATCACGCTGGGCGCCAAGGGCAAGCTGTTCGGCGTGACCTACGGCGTGCGGGCCGACGGCAGCAACAACGGCGCGCTGGCCACCACCCAGGCGATGGCGCTGGCCTCGTCCCCGGCGTGGGAGCAGCGCACCGACGACAACGAGAACACCGTCGACGAGATCTGGCACGCGACCATGAACGCGCGCGGCCAGTACATCAATGCGCAGACGCCGGCCGACATCACCAACGCGATGCGCAACGTGCTTGCGTCGGTGGGCGTGGGCGGCGGCGTCTCGGGCAGCCTGGCGATCACCGGCTCGCGACTGGGCGACAGCTCGCTGTCGGTCACGCCGCGCTTCAATCGCAACGGCGTGGACTGGTACGGCGACGTCGTCGCGTCCAAGCCCGCCAGTTCGACCGATGCCGATGGCAAGGTGACCTTCACCTACACCACGACCTGGAGCGCGAGCCAGAAGGTGCCGGCGGCGGCGAACCGCACGCTGTACTACGGCACCACCACCGACGACAGCACCCCGGCCGTCGCGAACTTCTACACCGCCGGCCCGAGCACGCTCGCGGCGCTGTGCGCGAACTACGCCAGCGGCACCTGCGGTCCGCTGGGCGGCGCCGACATCAACGCACTGGGCGTGACCGCCACGCAGGCGGTGCAGTACCTCGCCGGCGACGACTCGCTGGAAGGCACCAAGCTTCGCGATCGCACAACGGTTATCGGCGACATCATCAACTCCACGCCGATCGTGGCGGCGCCGACCGACGATTACGGTTACGCGCTGATCCGCAAGGACGATGGCAGCTTCGAGTACGACCCGTACGCCTACACGAAGTACCTGGACGCCAAGAAGACGCGCAAGCGCACGGTGTTCGTCGGCGCCAACGACGGCATGCTGCACGCATTCCATGGCGACACCGGCGTGGAGCTGTTCGGCTACATCCCGTCGGCAGCGGTCGGCTACATGGGCAACCTGCTGTTCCCGTCGAGCCCGAACTTCGAGCACCGTTACTACGTCGATGGTCCGGTCGTCGTGTCGGACGCCCGCCTGGGCACGACGTGGAAGACCGTCCTCGTCGGCACCGCAGGCGCGGGCGCGCGCAGCGTGTTCGGCCTCGATGTGACCAACCCGTCGGGCTTCTCGGCCAGCAACGTGCTGTGGGAAGTCAACGACAAGATCCCGGGCGACATCGGCAACCGCATCGGCTACGTGCTGGGCAAGCCGGTCATCGTCCCCGTCCGCGGCACCGACGGCAGGCCGGTGTGGAAGGCGATCTTCGGCGGCGGCTACGGCAACAAGCTCAACGACGCCGGTACCGCTGCCGACGGCACGCGCGGCACCGTGACGCTGTTCGTGGTCGACATGGCCACCGGCAGCGTCGATTACATCGACGCGAAGGAAAGCAACTACAACCTCGCCAACGGCCTGGGCAACATCGTGGCGATCGACCGCTACCAGTACAACAGCACCGCGAAGGGCTACGTGCTGGGTTCCGACGGCATGGTCGACACCGTGTACGGCGGCGACCTGCAGGGCAACGTGTGGCGTTTCGAGCTGACCTCCAACACCGTGGGCCTGGGCGGCAAGCCGCTGTTCCGCGCGACCAACGGCACGACGCGACAGGCGATCACCGGCGGCTTCGAAGCGGCGGTCGGTCCGCGCGGCGGCGTGATGGTGCTGTTCGGCACCGGCAGCTTCTCGTTCAACTCCGACAAGCTCAACACCGATGTGCAGACCATGTACGGCGTGCTGGACATGCCGAACGAGACGATCAGCCGTCCGCTCACCCGCACCAACCTGCAGGCGCAGACGATGAACGACAAGTTCGTCATCACCTCCACCGACGTGAACTACTACACGCAGCGCGGCTGGTACCTGGACCTCGGCGTCACCAAGACCGACGGCACGTTGGACAAGGCCGGCGAGCGCATGGTCGGCTATCCGAAGATCGAAGGCGGCATCCTGTACTTCACGACCTACGCGCCCAGTGCCGGCGATGCCTGCACCGGCGGCGGCTCGAACTACCTGTACGGTCTGTCGACCCTCAGCGGCGGCGGCGCACTCGGCATCGTGAAGGTGGGTTCGCCCACTGCGACCGGCCTGGGCGAAGGCACCGGCCGCCTGACGCTGGCGACCGACGGTTCGGCACCGGTGAAGGACGTGAGCGTGTTCACCACCGGCAAGCAGGGCGGCCTGACCGGTAATCCGGACGACGCCGCGATCGCCAAGTACGACGCCCAGGGCGACCAGTACTGCATGGCCATCGTGTCCGTCGCCGGTTCGCAGCCGCTGTACCGTGTGCGACCCTGCGGTCGTCAATCCTGGAGACAGATCCGATGA
- a CDS encoding pilus assembly PilX family protein has protein sequence MHRVPYRSPRQQRGAVLYVALIFLVLLSLLGIVGMQVAALQERMASNYRAVNLAFQRAEGLARTVEVQVNADSRFTPRPGERDEERRCDDPSPVRGSAWAVLRSNDDDPDTALVATRLNECTPGYSIAQGTSPVNEKPMIWQVSSFSTDQAASPTSDAAVETVFMP, from the coding sequence ATGCATCGTGTTCCTTACCGTTCCCCACGCCAGCAGCGCGGTGCCGTGCTGTATGTCGCGCTGATCTTCCTCGTGCTGCTGTCGCTGCTGGGCATTGTCGGCATGCAGGTGGCGGCGCTGCAGGAGCGCATGGCATCCAACTACCGCGCGGTGAACCTCGCCTTCCAGCGCGCCGAAGGGCTCGCGCGCACCGTCGAGGTGCAGGTCAACGCCGACAGCCGTTTCACTCCGCGCCCCGGCGAACGCGACGAGGAGCGTCGTTGCGACGACCCGTCCCCCGTGCGCGGCAGCGCGTGGGCCGTGCTGCGTTCCAACGACGACGATCCGGATACCGCGCTCGTCGCCACGCGCCTGAACGAATGCACCCCCGGTTACTCCATCGCGCAGGGCACCTCGCCGGTGAACGAGAAACCGATGATCTGGCAAGTCTCCTCATTCTCGACCGACCAGGCGGCGTCCCCGACGTCCGATGCCGCGGTCGAAACCGTCTTCATGCCTTAA
- a CDS encoding PilW family protein, producing MKTLHPSIARKAAGLSLIELMIAMVIGLILLMGLVQVMSASRAAYQLSTGVARTQENARFAVDFLQRDLRMAGHMGCVNDQSHMAPESPGSTDASRQGMNLWFLTKAQRDARTFTALSGTSYPLRFDMGVQGFEAQGTSPQDTVTLTDGTPVAGNANQWVPALPTAIADLKPVPGSDIVVIRFLSRDGVPATLASTSATNYTVTPEAYGTSVSTTDSTGLFALADCQQVSIFAADAISAAGVITVSNTGLNKSGLVGDEWSFESTQNKPVLYRAETVVYFVGVGEGTNVDGTKPPSLWRARAIATAGAVKFEKEELVEGVDSLQLLYGMDENLPVALPRGNIERVRTAAAVNTAPTNNPTNAQADEWRRVGTVQIGLLMRSSDRSASEQAAVTPILLGVKMQRGANDSRSDGHYRSVYETTVVMRNRLFGN from the coding sequence ATGAAGACCCTGCACCCTTCGATCGCGCGCAAGGCCGCCGGCCTTTCGCTCATCGAGCTGATGATCGCGATGGTCATCGGCCTGATCCTGCTGATGGGCCTGGTGCAGGTGATGAGCGCCTCGCGCGCCGCCTACCAGCTTTCCACCGGCGTCGCGCGCACGCAGGAAAACGCCCGCTTCGCGGTGGATTTCCTGCAGCGCGACCTGCGCATGGCCGGCCACATGGGCTGCGTCAACGACCAGTCGCACATGGCGCCCGAAAGCCCCGGCTCCACCGATGCGAGCCGCCAGGGCATGAACCTGTGGTTCCTGACCAAGGCCCAGCGCGACGCGCGCACCTTCACCGCGCTGAGCGGCACCAGCTACCCGTTGCGTTTCGACATGGGCGTGCAGGGCTTCGAGGCGCAGGGCACCAGCCCGCAGGACACGGTCACCCTGACCGATGGCACGCCGGTGGCGGGCAACGCCAACCAGTGGGTGCCGGCCCTGCCCACGGCGATCGCCGACCTCAAGCCGGTCCCGGGCAGCGACATCGTGGTGATCCGCTTCCTCTCGCGCGATGGCGTGCCGGCGACGCTGGCGTCCACCTCGGCGACCAACTACACCGTCACGCCCGAGGCTTACGGCACCAGTGTGTCGACCACCGACTCGACCGGCCTGTTCGCGCTGGCCGATTGCCAGCAGGTCAGCATCTTCGCCGCCGACGCGATCAGCGCCGCCGGCGTCATCACCGTTTCCAACACGGGCCTCAACAAGAGCGGCCTGGTCGGCGACGAGTGGAGCTTCGAGAGCACGCAGAACAAGCCCGTGCTCTACCGCGCCGAAACGGTCGTCTATTTCGTCGGCGTCGGCGAGGGCACGAACGTGGACGGCACCAAGCCCCCGTCGCTGTGGCGCGCGCGTGCCATCGCGACCGCCGGCGCGGTCAAGTTCGAGAAGGAAGAGCTGGTCGAAGGCGTCGATTCGCTGCAGCTGCTCTACGGCATGGACGAGAACCTGCCGGTCGCGCTGCCGCGCGGCAACATCGAACGCGTGCGCACCGCCGCCGCGGTCAACACGGCGCCCACCAACAATCCGACCAACGCGCAGGCGGACGAATGGCGTCGCGTCGGCACGGTCCAGATCGGCCTGCTGATGCGCAGCTCGGACCGCTCCGCGTCCGAGCAGGCCGCCGTCACCCCGATCCTGCTCGGCGTGAAGATGCAGCGCGGCGCCAACGATTCCCGCTCCGATGGCCACTACCGCTCCGTCTACGAGACGACGGTGGTGATGCGCAACCGCCTGTTCGGCAACTGA
- the pilV gene encoding type IV pilus modification protein PilV, translated as MTRRPASRRAQGGFSLIEVLIALLVLALGLLGLAFLQVLNVRYTSSAEHRTMATNLASEVVDMMRSNPRHLVVYNRLDKASFANVAVPATGCSKAGDSEATAQNNVARWRCDVVTQLPGGVGNVVVAGNDAVGYTATVDLEWTDDVGAKDNADAVRGKTASFRVVTTL; from the coding sequence ATGACCAGGCGCCCCGCATCCCGCCGCGCACAAGGCGGCTTCTCGCTCATCGAAGTGCTCATCGCGCTGCTGGTGCTCGCGCTCGGCCTGCTTGGCCTGGCCTTCCTCCAGGTGTTGAACGTGCGTTACACGAGCAGCGCCGAGCACCGCACGATGGCGACGAACCTGGCGTCGGAAGTCGTCGACATGATGCGCTCGAACCCGCGCCATCTCGTCGTCTACAACCGCCTGGACAAGGCCTCCTTCGCGAACGTCGCCGTGCCGGCCACCGGCTGCAGCAAGGCGGGCGACAGCGAGGCGACCGCGCAGAACAACGTGGCGCGCTGGCGCTGCGACGTGGTGACGCAGCTGCCCGGCGGCGTCGGCAACGTGGTCGTGGCCGGCAACGATGCCGTCGGCTACACCGCCACGGTCGACCTGGAATGGACCGACGACGTGGGCGCGAAGGACAACGCCGACGCCGTGCGCGGCAAGACCGCCAGTTTCCGAGTGGTGACCACGCTATGA
- a CDS encoding GspH/FimT family pseudopilin, translated as MTSSASRGFTLIELMTTIAVLAIGSALAYPSFSNVIKSNRVATSTNNVIAAFNLARSEAIRSNRGGGVCPSADGLACEGTDWNKGFIAFTDQDGGGTWSPGDKVIRFFEPNDALAFSAVPLGAAGTTVEVIPFDRTGRPKTRAQLTVKAATCKTGQEYVRVIELGPAGQTRMKKDTCA; from the coding sequence ATGACCAGTTCCGCGAGCCGGGGGTTCACCCTCATCGAGCTCATGACCACGATCGCCGTGCTCGCCATCGGCAGTGCGCTGGCGTATCCGTCGTTCTCGAACGTGATCAAGTCCAACCGCGTCGCGACGTCGACCAACAACGTCATCGCGGCGTTCAATCTCGCGCGCAGCGAAGCGATCCGCAGCAACCGCGGCGGCGGCGTCTGCCCGTCGGCGGACGGCCTCGCCTGCGAGGGCACCGACTGGAACAAGGGCTTCATCGCCTTCACCGACCAGGACGGTGGCGGCACGTGGTCGCCGGGCGACAAGGTGATCCGCTTCTTCGAGCCCAACGACGCGCTGGCGTTTTCCGCCGTGCCGCTGGGCGCCGCGGGCACGACGGTGGAGGTCATCCCCTTCGACCGCACCGGTCGACCGAAGACGCGCGCGCAGCTCACCGTCAAGGCCGCCACCTGCAAGACCGGGCAGGAGTACGTGCGCGTGATCGAACTCGGCCCTGCCGGCCAGACCCGGATGAAAAAGGATACCTGCGCATGA
- a CDS encoding sensor histidine kinase: MPSSQPAHSPLDALWQPTAIVWTMLSGEALALLLALAPGLDEQRLRYFGLMSVAIQWVLLWSIASLYLVRRPLRSLPPHRIAYVVLAMLLVSTWVITAAIGFFFREGWGMDLGDWHWTQWRLIGMVMTIGALGIAVFQSQWRARQLALRAKQLELEALQARIRPHFLFNTLNTGAALVHRRPEEVERLLLDLADLFRAALAGPRDITLEDELALARRYLEIESLRFGERLRIEWKLPRDIPRVMVPSLSIQPLVENAIRHGIERRPEGGELEIAVSTMPDTVVVRIINPLATGGENRPGHQVGLNASQVRIEALTGGRGSVLTQQEGRRFIATVRLPTNA, encoded by the coding sequence ATGCCCAGTTCGCAACCCGCACACAGTCCGCTGGACGCCTTGTGGCAGCCCACGGCGATCGTCTGGACGATGCTGTCCGGCGAGGCGCTGGCGCTGCTGCTCGCGCTCGCGCCCGGACTGGACGAGCAGCGCCTGCGCTATTTCGGGCTGATGTCGGTGGCGATCCAGTGGGTGCTGCTGTGGAGCATCGCCTCGCTGTACCTGGTGCGCCGGCCCCTGCGCTCGCTGCCACCGCATCGCATCGCGTACGTCGTGCTGGCGATGCTGCTGGTGAGCACGTGGGTGATCACCGCCGCCATCGGCTTCTTCTTCCGCGAAGGCTGGGGCATGGACCTGGGCGACTGGCATTGGACGCAGTGGCGCCTGATCGGCATGGTCATGACGATCGGCGCGCTCGGCATCGCGGTGTTCCAGAGCCAGTGGCGCGCGCGGCAGCTCGCGTTGCGCGCCAAGCAACTGGAGCTGGAAGCCCTGCAGGCCCGCATCCGGCCGCACTTCCTGTTCAACACGCTCAACACCGGCGCGGCGCTCGTGCATCGCCGCCCGGAGGAAGTGGAGCGTTTGCTGCTCGATCTGGCCGACCTGTTCCGCGCCGCTCTCGCCGGCCCGCGCGACATCACGCTGGAAGACGAGCTGGCGCTCGCGCGTCGTTACCTCGAAATCGAATCGCTGCGCTTCGGCGAACGCCTGCGCATCGAATGGAAACTGCCGCGCGACATCCCGCGCGTCATGGTGCCGTCGCTGTCGATCCAGCCGCTGGTGGAAAACGCGATCCGCCACGGCATCGAACGCCGCCCCGAAGGCGGCGAGCTCGAGATCGCGGTATCGACGATGCCGGACACCGTCGTGGTGCGGATCATCAACCCGCTCGCGACCGGCGGCGAGAACCGCCCCGGCCATCAGGTCGGGCTGAACGCCTCGCAGGTGCGTATCGAAGCGTTGACCGGCGGTCGTGGCAGCGTGCTGACGCAGCAGGAAGGCCGGCGTTTCATCGCGACGGTGCGCCTGCCGACGAATGCCTGA